The DNA window ATTGGTTGAGTCTCGGATCGGTGTTCTATAGGCGACCCCTTTCTTCCAGTTCTAAACCGTGTGGCCTGGAAGACCGGTCGACACAGATGGCCAGCACCAACCAATTCTCATGGAAATTCAGTTTCAGTGATTTTCAACCTCTCTGTACGACCGTCATAGATATCATAACGGGAAAATTCAAGAGTCGATCATCGATTTCCCGATCGATGCAGAAATCGTCTTCAGCCACAGTAGCGATTTCAGCGACAGTCATCTTCTGATCCTTGGCCATCTCCCGAAAGATATCATCACCATTCACGACCGAGAATCCACACTCATCAGCCAGCATTTCAGAGAGCGTTGATGTGCCAGAGGCTGGTGGCCTGGAGAGTATGACAAGAAATTGCTGTCCCATGTCTTTGTTGTGCTACACTGGGAGTTGTCTTTTTGGGGTCAATTACCTGAACATCTCTTTGACCCCAATACAAGTGTATATTAGCTAAGAATACATATTCAAATTTAATGGCTATTCATGGTACCCGAGCTCTCAGGATT is part of the Haladaptatus sp. R4 genome and encodes:
- a CDS encoding AAA family ATPase, which gives rise to MGQQFLVILSRPPASGTSTLSEMLADECGFSVVNGDDIFREMAKDQKMTVAEIATVAEDDFCIDREIDDRLLNFPVMISMTVVQRG